The Anticarsia gemmatalis isolate Benzon Research Colony breed Stoneville strain chromosome 1, ilAntGemm2 primary, whole genome shotgun sequence sequence TAAAAacgaatgttttgttaaaaagttatcaagagataaacaaaagattttagaagttcatttaccaataaataatacagatttaataaaacaattcttaAAGGAATATATTCGAccaaaaattacatattttatttattttgaggatAAGAAACATCGCGAACAGTTTTctaatattgtaacaaatatatttaaaaaggacTCTATTAAAATTCGCGAATGTACGGAACGAGTAATTTACGTTGAAGATGAAaatgaacaacgcgatatagtattaaaataccATCAGGGAAAAACCTGCCATCGCGGAATTAAGGAAACAATCGCGCACCTTAAACGGACATTCTGTTGGAATAATCTAGATTCAACTGTCTCTAGTATAATTAATTCGTGTGAAACTTGTAAAAAGATGAAGTACGATAGAAAACCCTTAAAACCGGAATTACAACTAACACAAACTCAATCAAAACCTTTCGAGGAAATTTTCATTGATTTGTTTTCAATAGAAGGTAAATACTTCTTAACAGTAGTCGACGCATTCAGCAAATTAGGACAGGCGTTTGAAGTATCTAATAGATCCACACCGGAGATTATTAGagcattaataaaatacttttcaatttaCGGCATTCCAACCAAAATAAGCGCTGACCCAGGTAGCGaattcaacaataatttattaaaagaaatgttaacgttttacaaaattaatcttCATATAGGGACACCTCATAACCCTAATTCTGTGGGAATTGTAGAAAGGTTCCATTCTACTATTATAGAGATTTATAGACTCGCGAAATATGATAGGAAAATTACGGACGCAGCAACCGTAATGACTTATTCCATAATGTCTTACAATCAATCAATACATTCAACAACGGGACTTACACCATTTGAAGTCGTGTTTGGTCACACCGAATCGTCTTCTATGTTTAACGTAGATTTTAACAAAAGTTATACGCAACAGTTAGTTAAGGAACATGTTAAGAGaaccaaatatttgtataattaccTCCATGATAAAATGCTACAATCCAAGcagaaaataaaggaaaaacgaGGCGGTGAAActaaatttaacattaaaaaaggaGATAACGTGTTTATTAAAGGTGTTAATACCAGACGGAGCAAAGACAAACCCCGTTATCAACCCGCGAAAATAATCAACGAAATGAATAGGAACACAGTCACTGTTCAAACGCAAAACCGTACGCATAAAGTTCCTATTAAAGATATAAAACGTCCTTCGCAGGTACGTCCTGTGGATGATGACCCATGTAGCCCTAAGCCAGGCCCTTCAACTGCAGCAAGTTGAGGACAATCCCGGCATCCTTCCCGTGAAGGAAGGTCAAGCTTCGCTTAGTCTTTACGACTGGAATATCATTAAGAAATTAGACTTAGAACTAGTAAGTAGTAGTTTGAAATATAACgtagaaaaatataaccaattaattacttatataaacGATAAGttagctttatacacattagaTGGTAGTATTGTAGATGCTCATTTACAAACCGAATATCTTATGAATTTAACTATAGACAAATATAACCAGTTAGTTCCTAGTGTTAGAATAAAACGAGGATTGATTAACCCCATTGGCTCACTTATAAAAGCTATAACAGGTAACTTAGATCACCAAGATGCTTTAAGATACGatcatttgttaaataaaatagaatcaaaacaaaatgcaCTTGTTAACAAAATTACTCTTATTTCCGAAATAGTTGATACTTTCGTAAATACCACAAATTCCACAAGGAATAACTTCATAATTCTTGATAAGACTATACAGGAAATAGAAGAAATTTTAAATGCGACTCAATTCCAAAGGAGTAAGAATTTAGTCTTAAACACTTTTAATTTGTtgatacataacttcgaaatatTACTTGTACGTTTAGACGAGGTAGAAACAGCCATAGCATTTAGTAGACTGAATGTACTGCATCAATCGATATTAGACTCAGACgaattatataatgttttaaaggaTATTGAGAGCACAGATAAGTTGATTTTCCCAGTAACTAAGgaaaacttaattaagttagaaaattgtataaatattaaaggttaTGTGAAAggcaaacaaataatttttataatgacaGTTCCTACAGTTCAGTTAGATGTGTTcagttattataaactatatccATTCCCTATGTATAATCCTCACATAAACCTTACCTTCCTGCTTACCTCCAAACATTCCTTCATCCTAACAAAAGGGTCGAAAGTATTACCACTCTCTCAGCCATGCAGAGAAGTCGACGATGGAAAGTTTCTATGCTATGAAACTTACATATCACCTGAAGCAGATAGCCAGTGCATCGAAGACTTAATGAAATTCACAACGCCGATTACATCGTGTTCTCCATTATGTGTCGAAACATCCGACATTAAGATAAAATCGATTCAACCAGATTCTTGGATCATATACACAGGTTCGCGTACAGCTCTCACGGAAATCTGTGAAAACGACATGAGTCAACACGTCATCATGGGCACTTATCTCTTGAGCCTCAACAACGCTTGTGAAGTTAAAATAGGCAAGCTCACACTACGGAAACGTCGTGTTCAAACAGGCGAATCAGTCTTCAGCAGTACACCGAAGATACATCTGCCAAAGATCACCACGCCGCAAGACATCACGCATAAGAAGTCAATCAACTTGAACCAGATCGATTTAGAAAATCTTCAGTTCCTGACACATGTGTTGAAAGACAAAAGTGCAGTGCTAAATAGTGAAAAAACAATTTGTGAATGTGCATAGTATAAGTTTAGGAACTATAATAATCTACCTCATTTTAatcattgtattaattatttctgtgtATCGTTATAAGAATGTATTATTGTGTCAAAATCGACGTCCTAAAGAACGTGATTTTGAACTTACGGAGGGAGGAGTTATGCGTCCCAGTCCCATGCATCATACGATACTAGTAAACTGAAACGCATCACGCCACTCGCCATAGCCACTCGAGCTGATCCATTTCTCAATAActaataagacaaataaacattCGATTCTTGCTACTGGTCATATTGCCTCTtaactaataaaactaataaacattcgATTCTGGCTAATGGTCATGAGACTCCATGAGGTGAGGTCTCACCGATACACACATGTAAAGCTCGTAATCGAATATAAGTGCATGTCATTTAGACCTAAGGGTTCTGTTCCGCATCTCACGCTCGACTGTACACTCGTttagtattaagatattttaaataaagtattttttattaagaaacgcgagtgttaatatttgactacctaaagtataagtataagatgtttttttttctttgcagaATATAGCGCTCATTATTTCTTTAGTAGGAGTACTAGCAATGATGTACTTCCAGTATTTCTTTAAACTAAATCAAAAAGAAAAGCCGAAGCCGCCACATCCTAAAGAAACAACGCCATCTTCTAAAAATGTTAGCAGTTATGCCCTTGAAGCCGTCAATCATACAGGAAATAATGAAATTCAGCCCGTAATAAATGGAAAGCCAACTGTTAAAGGGGACCATGCAATAGCTAATGGAGGTCACAATTTGAAAAAAGCTCCTCATACCGTTAATGGTGCGGGTCATGCAGGCACAGGCAAACCTCGAACATCGTCAATTATTAACGAACAAGGCAAAGAAGTTGTAAGAACTGCCAGGTCTAGACTGATATATTATTTACGTATGCCACTTCTGTACGAAACCAGTATGTTGTAAGTATGATACAATCCAATTTCGAAATAACTAGGTAAGTATTACTGGGTATACCTATTTGCTGATTCTTCTTATTTCTTCTTCTAGATACGTGTTCTCTCGATTATACTGGGCTCTAAGTTTAATATATGTGCCGCTTTTCTTAGAAGAGAGGTTGAGTGTGAATCCTACCGCTGGGTCACAACTAGTCGCCAGTGTCCCCCTAGTCGTATTTGTATCTTCAATGATCTTCACTGTTTTTATGAGGAGCAAGATCCTCAACTTTGGAAATTATGTAAGTATCCACAAAACTGCTAAGTAATGTAATCACAGACAAttgcttaattttattattttacctgCACCGTGTTTAAACTGAAAATTTCTACAGACGCTTTAGATTTTAGTGGAGGAGAATCGTATGATAATTCGCGTCAGTAACATATTATGCTAATGATTGAAATTATTTCCACAGATAGCGTACCTAGTAGGAAGTATTATAAGTCTGATTAGCTGTTTATGGATTGCTTTAGCAATCAATCACAATGCCGATGTAATGCAAATATATTTCGTCGCTGCACTAATAGGTAAGGGTCAtgaacttttaaaacatttttattttcacccTAGTTCAATTCAAATGCTTCTTTACTCGTCTCCGTGCTGCTGTTACCATTTTCACTGGTAATATGGCAAATGAACAGCAAGCAATAAATTCTTGTTAACGACCAAAATGTCTAGCTTTAGtattgaacataataatatagatgcAAACGATacgtgtaggtacctattatgtTAATCTGTGCACTTGAGTAAATCCAAAATCCTTATCCTAACTGTTGTCCCTGCATATATCAGAATTACTATGAAACACACACACAGTTACACTGTCCACTGTCTGTTCACTGTTACAGTTGTCCATATATAGCATTTTGTCCCTACAAATTGTTGTCTACGAAGCTAAAACGTGTATGTTTTTCAGGTGCGGGAAGTTCAATCACACTCGTCTCGAGCCTGTGTGTGACCGCAGATTTAATAGGTCCTAACTCAAACCACGGTGCCTCAATTTACTCCATTGTCACCTTTGCTGACAAGTTAGTCACAGGTTTTGCAGTCGTCGCCATTGAAAATTAGTACgtattacttagttattttaatagtaaaatgcAGCATTACGTTCCTATAGGAAATCGCActattcgaacccacgacttcctgCTGTGCTGCTGATAGCGACCGCTATTATATAGCGCTATGGTATTGTATTGCGAGGTGGAGTAGTGGTGGTAGTAGAGCTaccgggttcgattctcggatTTTTCACATACTTACTTCAGTAGAAGGCGTACAAGAAGTCCTAGGATGAATGTGGTAAACCAgaagaaatgaataaaatacttaggtacagacacttataaattatatttatgaatgttaTAATTATGACTTTTTTCTTTACAGCAAATGTAAAAACGCTGTAGATTGTCCACAATATTATAGAGGAGTTCTGACGTACGCTTGCGGTGGCAGTGCGATCCTCGGCATATTATCCCTCATGGTAGCACATCGAGGACTCCAACATAAAATTGAAACACACCTGTAATTGTTGACTAGTacatgtgataattatatttctaatgaTTATGTACagttgagtatttttttataaataatgaatattgtATACAGTAGACCTATCCTATATGGGACTGACCACATTTATTCAACACTGACTGCACTCTGAAATGATTCAGCAAAATGTGAATGAAGCTGAGTAAATGTGGTGCACCCTAAATTACCATTACaattcttaataaaatttttactgatacagaaatttattaaattggttTGATTTGCAATAccttgataatattatattataatggttTGATACACACATTTCTAGAAAATCAGGTTTAAAAGTATTCCTGTTTTTGTATTACGACTCTTACACTCTTAAGTTAAGATCTTCACTACATATTactaaacaattaaatacagaCAAAAATAGTTTTGGCAATATTTAAATTGGAATGTTCTTTTGTCATTGAACTTGTTCCATACAACATCCCCCATTTGTGGGGTTGATGATACAATTTAACACACACATTTTCACTTATACATGCTACAAGGTCTTATAGCATCCAATTTAAATACATCTACAAATGGATCATGAAACCATTGTTTGCTTTCGGGTTGAAAGAATGTGACATTAATATAAGGccttttatatttctttttagcTTCTTTAAACAGATGCCGAAAATTTCTCTCGTTTGTTTCAGTTGTTTTGGCCTGCatataaacacaatataaattACTACATTTTTCCACTAATGTAGTAGGATCAACTAAACCATTGTTTTGAAATTGGGCTTCATCCATTACATGAATATTCTCTAGAGTTGGACATTTACtgaatgtattaaataatgtcaCAAAATCAATTCCTTTATCAACAATTCTTATGTTTTTCACTGATTTACTTAATGTCAAACTACCAGAAACAGCTAATGAACATGGTGATATTGCAAGACCTTGCAGATTTACAGTGACAAGCTGAATACAACTCCGAAATAGAACATGaaagaaattgtaattatatctTCCAAAGCCAACTAAACTGAGATATGTCAGTTTTCTTAAATAAGTACAGCGTTCTAACAAAGCAATTACTGTTATTCCTGGATATTTAAATTCTATTGTTAGTTCTACTTTGCCCTTGTCTTTAAATGTCTCAtcataattcaataaataatttggaaCTGCAATCCTTTTCTTACTCATCTGACGTAAATCATGTATTTGACTGGAATGTGGCCTCGGTACACTGTAGAACCagtcattttttaaaatatcctcTCTTTCAGGAAATTCTTGCAAAGTATGAGGAAAGTATtgctttaaaaatgttgttagtTTAACATAgaaattttcatcaaattttgtttcttttttccaCAGCATATAAAGCACATTTCCAATGAGATCTAAACCAAATTCATACACCGTCACATCAAATGTATCCTGGAAGTAATCCTTAAACATTGATGATGCAATGACTTTTGGTGGGCCAAACTGTTTTATAGTAATGATTACATACTCATAGTTATTCAAGTCAAATTGTGACAACACATTAATAGATTCtgcaaatatattaatatcacCAGGTTTTTTGCTTGTATGCCTGAAATTTAACAAGTAAACAGTAAACTGATCAAATACAGGATTACATATTTCAGAAATTGTTTCATAAAGATAGCGCCAATTGGTATTTTGGGCCACTGTATATGTCAGCTGATGTAAATGTGCCTTAGAAAGTACAGAAAAAGgtaaattacaatacaataaagtGATAGGAGAACCAACAAAATGAATATTCTCAAAGTTTCCTAAAGCAGTTTGAGCCTGCAACAGAGCATCACGTTGGAGATACTGGTTACTGGAGGCAGGTccataatttatagttaaatcCTTTATGCTTGGACAAGCTTCATGTATATCTATAACATCCATAAACTGTAAATTGGTGTAAGACACATCCAACACCTTTAAATTTTTCAACTTTCTTAATCCAGGTAGACATGTTGTTTTGAATAAGTCAGGAACACCACAAATAATAAGTACTCGCAAATCATGtgaaatatgtttgaaaaaatTCAGTTTAAATGAACTGATTGTGGCCATGACATTTTGGGACAAATTGCAGTACTTTATTAATCCAGGCGTACATATCAAATTTCTTAAAGTTTTGCATGTATCATAGAGTCTTCTCTGAGATACTGTATCCAGCATCTTAACTATTATGATTAGAATTTCTACCGGTAAATCTGTTAGCGACATGTTGGAACTGAAAGAAAAACGAAACTATTATTTGCTGGTTTTTTAGGTACCTAGTTAAAAATACACAtcattacttaatttaaattattcgcaatatttaagaatattaagtaaaatCTTAACAACGGCGCAGAGTAACAAATAACAAGTTACTTACTTGATACAAGCAGACAAatcaatatcattaaaatttgctCAAAATAGCCTCTTTGATGACAGGACTTTTGGTAGATGAACACAACACGTACTCCGATATTCCATTTGGGTTAATAAGCTcgtcatacatattatatttgatcTAACTTAACATTATCGAGATCGGTATCGCCGGCGCGTTATCGCGACATTTGTACTTGCATTTAGAGCTACATTCATGCTCGTGTCCTACCAACCGGTACGTTCTACGCACGTATTTAGGTACTATTAGGTAGTTCGGTATTCGCAATTCGGTACCTACCTAGATATCGAGTACGGCTGACCGGCTTATTTATTACGGTTTACTGTCAAAACTAAATGTCAGTTTTCAAATATtacctaatatataaaaaaagaagattatTGCAGGATTTCAGATTTCTATCCCAATATTGCAGCAGTCGAATTAATAGAACttaaaaagtaggtaataattataactaCCTGCCGAAGCTATTGGCGGAATCGGTAAAAAGTCAGAATAACTATCGAATGATCGAACTAAACGAAAATAGGATTGAGAATctagctttataatatatgcTACTTTGCCTTTGGTTAAGGATACCCACTACATATCCGTTTCGTATAATTTCCTTTTGGCCAATATTCCGACCAGCAACTGTGCAAGGTTTGTTAATAGTGCCCAAGGATTTGCGGGATTGGAAAAAACCTTAGCCGTGACATAGCATAGCTgcataggtacctatatgaatTAAGGAACACGATCAGGTCGATAAGGCTAACTATactaaaaatgattttaaaatgcaGTTTGTTTAGTAGACGAAATTGTCTTGTTTttaagtaccgtaaaacggggtgaatagaaacgattttcaactttgtcttaaaaatttgttgcgaattacttgttatttttattgtcgggttcttttatatcatgtccggcgccatgaagaaagagctaaaaccatatttgttcaaaaatatgcataattttacgatatttccttaaaaaaatggtcattttctattcacccagcgataggggtaaatcgaaacgaccaaaggggtgaatggaaaaactgttagggctgccaaagacgacttatccaacatactgaaaagggaggttgtgtgtttaaaaatttaaataaccgttgataattactttaactcaaaaaataaagcaagataacctaactcactttcatactatatgcagtagtttgccgttataactttgatacagtgataattgtgaagttcagaagattaatgactattaatttttcattgtttatgttaattttgtttacagtttttgacaaccctatttattaatctctattcacccctcactcgtttctattcacctcttacgcgtttctattgaaccctgctatgtttccattcaccccatactgtagttctattcacccttcaaacgattctattcaccccgtttatacaaaaaaatgactgtttctgtgatttaaacatattttgtagGTTTAAAAGCGTTTTtccaattaa is a genomic window containing:
- the LOC142974717 gene encoding major facilitator superfamily domain-containing protein 12-like isoform X2 codes for the protein MPSSLSSYKLKVNSSVLIGIGKWTTSGRGRTGRAHEHLAYSLGHVLNDLCAAMWFSYTLLFFQSVVGMVAGVAGGMMLLGQVIDALATPVVGVLADRHGTKKAWHLAGCLIVMASFPLLFVRCYACDMLDPDTRQILLPVYYGCLIVLFQIGWAIAQISHLAMIPEISDDLKVRSNLTSLRYIASVASSLVVYVVTWLVLRSSYSESIGPNDGYKFRNIALIISLVGVLAMMYFQYFFKLNQKEKPKPPHPKETTPSSKNVSSYALEAVNHTGNNEIQPVINGKPTVKGDHAIANGGHNLKKAPHTVNGAGHAGTGKPRTSSIINEQGKEVVRTARSRLIYYLRMPLLYETSMLYVFSRLYWALSLIYVPLFLEERLSVNPTAGSQLVASVPLVVFVSSMIFTVFMRSKILNFGNYIAYLVGSIISLISCLWIALAINHNADVMQIYFVAALIGAGSSITLVSSLCVTADLIGPNSNHGASIYSIVTFADKLVTGFAVVAIENYKCKNAVDCPQYYRGVLTYACGGSAILGILSLMVAHRGLQHKIETHL
- the LOC142974708 gene encoding uncharacterized protein LOC142974708, with translation MSLTDLPVEILIIIVKMLDTVSQRRLYDTCKTLRNLICTPGLIKYCNLSQNVMATISSFKLNFFKHISHDLRVLIICGVPDLFKTTCLPGLRKLKNLKVLDVSYTNLQFMDVIDIHEACPSIKDLTINYGPASSNQYLQRDALLQAQTALGNFENIHFVGSPITLLYCNLPFSVLSKAHLHQLTYTVAQNTNWRYLYETISEICNPVFDQFTVYLLNFRHTSKKPGDINIFAESINVLSQFDLNNYEYVIITIKQFGPPKVIASSMFKDYFQDTFDVTVYEFGLDLIGNVLYMLWKKETKFDENFYVKLTTFLKQYFPHTLQEFPEREDILKNDWFYSVPRPHSSQIHDLRQMSKKRIAVPNYLLNYDETFKDKGKVELTIEFKYPGITVIALLERCTYLRKLTYLSLVGFGRYNYNFFHVLFRSCIQLVTVNLQGLAISPCSLAVSGSLTLSKSVKNIRIVDKGIDFVTLFNTFSKCPTLENIHVMDEAQFQNNGLVDPTTLVEKCSNLYCVYMQAKTTETNERNFRHLFKEAKKKYKRPYINVTFFQPESKQWFHDPFVDVFKLDAIRPCSMYK
- the LOC142974717 gene encoding major facilitator superfamily domain-containing protein 12-like isoform X3: MRVLWFLRKCGIGKWTTSGRGRTGRAHEHLAYSLGHVLNDLCAAMWFSYTLLFFQSVVGMVAGVAGGMMLLGQVIDALATPVVGVLADRHGTKKAWHLAGCLIVMASFPLLFVRCYACDMLDPDTRQILLPVYYGCLIVLFQIGWAIAQISHLAMIPEISDDLKVRSNLTSLRYIASVASSLVVYVVTWLVLRSSYSESIGPNDGYKFRNIALIISLVGVLAMMYFQYFFKLNQKEKPKPPHPKETTPSSKNVSSYALEAVNHTGNNEIQPVINGKPTVKGDHAIANGGHNLKKAPHTVNGAGHAGTGKPRTSSIINEQGKEVVRTARSRLIYYLRMPLLYETSMLYVFSRLYWALSLIYVPLFLEERLSVNPTAGSQLVASVPLVVFVSSMIFTVFMRSKILNFGNYIAYLVGSIISLISCLWIALAINHNADVMQIYFVAALIGAGSSITLVSSLCVTADLIGPNSNHGASIYSIVTFADKLVTGFAVVAIENYKCKNAVDCPQYYRGVLTYACGGSAILGILSLMVAHRGLQHKIETHL
- the LOC142974717 gene encoding major facilitator superfamily domain-containing protein 12-like isoform X1; the protein is MSVKYGATDVHRKIGENDKEVPTKVDIHLSGIGKWTTSGRGRTGRAHEHLAYSLGHVLNDLCAAMWFSYTLLFFQSVVGMVAGVAGGMMLLGQVIDALATPVVGVLADRHGTKKAWHLAGCLIVMASFPLLFVRCYACDMLDPDTRQILLPVYYGCLIVLFQIGWAIAQISHLAMIPEISDDLKVRSNLTSLRYIASVASSLVVYVVTWLVLRSSYSESIGPNDGYKFRNIALIISLVGVLAMMYFQYFFKLNQKEKPKPPHPKETTPSSKNVSSYALEAVNHTGNNEIQPVINGKPTVKGDHAIANGGHNLKKAPHTVNGAGHAGTGKPRTSSIINEQGKEVVRTARSRLIYYLRMPLLYETSMLYVFSRLYWALSLIYVPLFLEERLSVNPTAGSQLVASVPLVVFVSSMIFTVFMRSKILNFGNYIAYLVGSIISLISCLWIALAINHNADVMQIYFVAALIGAGSSITLVSSLCVTADLIGPNSNHGASIYSIVTFADKLVTGFAVVAIENYKCKNAVDCPQYYRGVLTYACGGSAILGILSLMVAHRGLQHKIETHL